A window of the Miscanthus floridulus cultivar M001 chromosome 14, ASM1932011v1, whole genome shotgun sequence genome harbors these coding sequences:
- the LOC136504676 gene encoding phytosulfokines 2-like: MRRCSSKTSSPLVALALFLLLVCSSSFHRAAAARLLQPAAPLPPLIAHHEDGAKAAAAASSASDGLVLQSAAVVGGDELSASSEMMGAESEEEGAAACEEGNDECFQRRLLHDAHLDYIYTQHKGKP, from the exons ATGAGGCGCTGCAGCAGCAAGACCTCCTCGCCCCTTGTCGCCCTcgctctcttcctcctcctggtCTGCTCCTCCTCCTTCCACCGCGCCGCAGCTGCTCGCCTCCTGCAGCCTGctgctcctcttcctcctctgatTGCTCACCATG AGGATGGTGCCAAGGCAGCTGCCGCTGCTTCTTCTGCATCTGACGGCCTAGTGCTTCAGAGTGCTGCCGTGGTCGGTGGCGACGAGCTTTCAGCCTCCTCCGAG ATGATGGGAGCAGAGTCGGAGGAGGAGGGTGCAGCGGCGTGCGAGGAGGGCAACGACGAGTGCTTCCAGAGGCGGCTGCTTCACGACGCGCACCTCGACTACATCTACACGCAGCACAAGGGCAAGCCATGA
- the LOC136504675 gene encoding phytosulfokines 2-like, with protein MRRCSSKTSSPLVTLALFLLLLVCSSSFHRAAARLLQPAAPLPPLIAHHEDGAKAAAAASSASDGLVLQSAAVVGGDELSASSEMMGAESEEEEEEEEEGAAACEEGNDECFQRRLLHDAHLDYIYTQHKGKP; from the exons ATGAGGCGCTGCAGCAGCAAGACCTCCTCGCCCCTTGTCACCCTcgctctcttcctcctcctcctggtctGCTCCTCCTCCTTCCACCGCGCGGCTGCTCGCCTCCTGCAGCCTGctgctcctcttcctcctctgatTGCTCACCATG AGGATGGTGCCAAGGCGGCTGCCGCTGCTTCTTCTGCATCTGACGGCCTAGTGCTTCAGAGTGCTGCCGTGGTCGGTGGCGACGAGCTTTCAGCCTCCTCCGAG ATGATGGGAGCAgagtcggaggaggaggaggaggaggaggaggagggtgcaGCGGCGTGCGAGGAGGGCAACGACGAGTGCTTCCAGAGGCGGCTGCTTCACGACGCGCACCTCGACTACATCTACACGCAGCACAAGGGCAAGCCATGA